From the Streptomyces nodosus genome, the window GGTGACGACCTCGTCGGCGCCGGACACCGGGTCGGGCGTACCGGCGACCAGGGGGGCACCCGCGCGCTGCGCGATGTGCCGGGCCGCGACCTTGTCACCGAGATCGCGGATGGCCTGCGGCGGCGGGCCGATCCAGATCAGACCGGCGTCCAGGACGGCCTGGGCGAAGTCGGCGTTCTCGGAGAGGAAACCGTAGCCGGGGTGGATGGCGTCCGCGCCGGAATCCTTGGCCGCCTGAAGGACCTTGTCGATGTCCAGGTAACTGGTGGCGGGCGTGTCTCCTCCCAGGGCGAACGCCTCGTCCGCGGCGCGGACGTGCAGGGCGTCCCGGTCCGGGTCGGCGTAGACGGCCACGCTCGCGATCCCGGCGTCACGACAGGCCCGGGCGACACGGACAGCGATTTCGCCACGGTTGGCGATCAACACCTTGCGCACGGATGGCTCCCTCTCCTTGAAACAAGCCGAGTTTAGGGACTGCCGACACGAGGTTTCGACTAGTCCCCGGCGGTGAGCTTGCCCACACGGAGCGTGAAACCAGGCTCACTCAATCTGTGAAATCCCTTGTCGCACCGCCGTACACGGGAACCCACCGGAAAACCCTAGCTCTCCGACGTGGCGGAGGTCTCTATGAGGTAGTCCTGCCGACGCTCGTGTTTCTTTGTGGAGTCCCTACTAATGGCCCAACGATTCTTTGCTTTCGCCCGGGCTCTTGTCCCGAGGTTTACCCGTTAGTAGCGTTCGCGATGCCGGGACGACCGGGAGGTGCCGGAGCCTCCCCGAGAGGCGGCGGCCGTAGGGCGCGCGGACGTACCGGGAGTGACTCCGAGCGGTGCACGAGGGTGGGTGGAGGCCGTTGATCCGCAGACCGGTGGCCTGGACGGTGGCCGTCGTCCTCCTGGTGGAGGCGGTCGGCATCGCCCTGTTGAACTGGTTCCTGGGCGTGGTCGTCGACCGGCAGGAGATGTCCCTGGCGGGGCTCGACCCGGACATGATGTCGGCGTCGTCGAAGGCCGCCGGAGTGGTCCTCGGGCTCTATCTCGTGCTGTGCGCACTCGCCGCCCTGCTGGTCGCGGTGCGTGACCGCTCCCCCTCCGGCCTCGGGCGCGTCCTGCTGATCGGCGCGGCCGTGGTGCACGGTCTGCTCGGCGCCCTCACGGTGGGCCTGCTGGGCTGGCCGGCGTTCGGGTACCTGATGGTGGTGTTCGGGCTGATCGTGCTCACCCTGATGACCTACGACGGCTCCGGGGGCCCGGCCGACGCCCGCCCCGCGACCGGCGGCCCCACCCCGGACGAGGGCACCGCGCGGGGCGAGGGGATCCCGGGTGCGGCCGAACGACAGGCCCCCGCCGGCCGTCGCTCACCGCTCCTGCGGCACCCACAACTGGGTGATGCCCACGCCCAGTTCGCCCAGCAGCCGGCGGATCAGCGGCAGTGAGATCCCGATCACATTGCCGTGGTCCCCGTCGATGCCGTCGATGAAGGGCGCCGAGCGTCCGTCGAGGGTGAACGCCCCGGCGACGGAGAGCGGTTCGCCGGAGGCGACATACGCGGCGATCTCCTCGTCCGTGGGCTCGCCGAAGCGGACCACCGTGGACGCGGTGGCGGACGCGTACCGGCCGCTGAGGGTGTCGTAGACGCAGTGCCCGGTCTGCAGCGTGCCGGCCCGGCCCCGCATCGACTTCCAGCGGGCCGTCGCCTCCTCCGCGTCCGCGGGCTTGCCGAGGGCCTCGCCGTCCAGGTCCAGCACCGAGTCGCAGCCGATCACCAGCGCGCCCATGCTCTCCGGTCTGGCCGCCACGACGGAGGCCTTCGCCTCGGCCAGCGCCAGTGCGAGCTCCGCGGGGGTGGGGGCGCTGACGGCGTCCTCGTCGACCCCGCTCACCACGACCTCGGGCGCGAATCCGGCCTGGCGGAGCAGCCCGAGCCGGGCGGGGGACTGGGAGGCGAGCACAAGACGGCGGCGCGGCTTTTCGGTCATGGGCTCAGCGTATCGGCGCACCTCATCGGATGCCGATCACGATCATCGCCAGCACCATGGCCAGTGCCATCAGGACCCCGAGCCGCCGCAACATGTCCTGCGTGTCGCGGAGTTCCTTCGGCGGCTCGTTCTCGGGGTCGGACCACAGCATGAGGTCGATGGTCCGCCTCCGGCCGCCCCGGCGCCTGAGTACGCGTACTCAACTCGGCCGGGCGAGCCCGCCCCGCGAAGCCGGGGCGGGCCGCCGCACGGGCCCGTCAGCCGGGCCAGTAGGTGCGGCTCCACGCCGTCGGGCCCGGCCGGCGCAGCGGGCGGGCGGCGATACGGGCCGGGTCGGCCCAGGAGTCCGGATGCCGCGCCGCACCGGCCGGCGCGCCGGCCGCCGCTGCGGCGCGGGCGCGGACCACCGCCAGTGCGGCGGCCAGCTCCTCCGGGGTCGGATTGCCCCGTACGACCTTGATCGTCATGTCCGCTCCCAGGGACCGGGGGTTACAGAGGGATGTTGCCGTGCTTCTTCGGAGGCAGGGATTCCCGTTTGGTGCGCAGTTGACGCAGGCCCCGCACGATGTGGCGGCGGGTGTCGGACGGCATGATCACCGCGTCGATGTAGCCGCGTTCGGCCGCGACATAGGGGTTGAGGAGGGTGTCCTCGTACTCCTGGATCAGCCGGGCGCGGGTCGCCTCCGGATCCTCCGCCTCGCCGATGGTGCGCCGGTGCAGGATGTTGACCGCGCCCTGTGCGCCCATCACGGCGATCTGGGCGGTCGGCCAGGCCAGGTTGAGGTCCGCGCCCAGGTGCTTGGAGCCCATGACGTCGTAGGCGCCGCCGAAGGCCTTGCGGGTGATCACCGTGATCAGCGGGACGGTGGCCTCGGCATAGGCGTAGATCAGCTTGGCGCCGCGGCGGATGATGCCGGTGTGCTCCTGGTCCACGCCGGGCAGGAAGCCGGGCACGTCCACAAAGGTGATCACGGGCACGTTGAAGGCGTCGCAGGTGCGCACGAAGCGCGCCGCCTTCTCGCTGGCGTCGATGTCGAGGCACCCGGCGAACTGCATCGGCTGGTTGGCGACGATGCCCACCGGGTGGCCCTCCACCCGGCCGAACCCGGTGAGGATGTTGGGCGCGAACAGCGACTGGGTCTCGCAGAACTCCTCGTCGTCCAGGATGTGCTCGATCACCGTGTGCATGTCGTACGGCTGGTTCGCACTGTCCGGGACGAGTGCGTCCAGCTCGCGGTCCTCGTCGCTGACGGCGAGGTCCGCCTCCTCCGGGAAGACCGGGGGCTCGCTGAGGTTGTTGGACGGCAGATACGACAGCAGCTGCTTGATGTACTCGATGGCGTCCTTCTCGTCCCCGGCCATGTGGTGGGCCACACCGGAGGCGGTGTTGTGGGTGCGGGCGCCGCCCAGCTCCTCGAAGCCGACGTCCTCCCCGGTGACCGTCTTGATCACATCGGGTCCGGTGATGAACATGTGCGAGGTCTGGTCGACCATCACCGTGAAGTCGGTGATCGCCGGTGAGTACACCGCACCGCCCGCACAGGGGCCGACGACCAGACTGATCTGCGGGATCACCCCGGAGGCATGGGTGTTGCGGCGGAAGATCTCCCCGTAGGCGCCCAGCGACGCCACGCCCTCCTGGATACGGGCGCCGCCGGAGTCGTTGATCCCGATGACCGGACAGCCCGTCTTCAGGGCGAAGTCCATCACCTTGACGATCTTCTGGCCGTAGACCTCGCCCAGCGCCCCGCCGAAGACCGTGAAGTCCTGCGAGAACACGGCGACGGGACGGCCGTCCACGGTCCCGTACCCGGTGACGACGCCGTCGCCGTACGGCCGGTTCTGCTCCAGCCCGAAGTTGGTGGAGCGATGCCGGGCGAACTCGTCCAGCTCCACGAACGACCCGTCGTCCAGCAGCAGCGCGATCCGCTCACGGGCCGTCAACTTGCCCTTGGCGTGCTGCTTCTCGACGGCGCGCTCCGAGCCGGCGTGCGTCGCCTCCTGGACGCGGTGCCTGAAATCCGCCAGCTTGCCCGCGGTGGTGTGAATATCGATCTCTGCCGGCTCGGACATCGGGATGCGGCTCCCTTGCCTGCTCAGGGGGACATGAGGTGAGGTGCGGGGGGATTCTTGGAGAAACGAACGGTTACTCATCCGTAGCGTAGTGCTGTGCCCCTCGATCGGCAGTGCGGCGTTTCCCACACCTAGGGTGGCTTGCATGAAGCCGCGAGACCCCTCAGACGCGAACGATCTGCCGCACGGCTCCGCCGGCGGCGGCAGCAGCCGTTGGTCCGACCTCGACCGCCCGCCTCTGAACGCCGCCGCGCTGCGCCGGGCGCTGCTGCGGGAGGGCGGGCTGTGGACCGCGGTCGACGTGGTGCAGCGCACCGGGTCCACCAACTCCGACCTGGTCGCCCGTGCCGCCTCCGGGCAGGCCGCCGAGGGCACCGTCCTGGTCGCCGAGGAACAGAGCTCCGCGCGCGGGCGGCTCGACCGGGTCTGGACGGCTCCTCCCCGCTCCGGGCTGTTCTTCTCGTTCCTGCTCCGGCCGGCGGAGGTGCCCGTCGACCGCTGGGGCTGGCTGCCGCTGCTCACCGGGGTGGCCGTGGCGACGGGCCTCGCACGGGCCGCGGGCGTCGACCTGTCACTCAAATGGCCCAACGATGTGCTGGTCACCGTGGACGGCGCGGAACGCAAGGCCGGCGGGATCCTCGCGGAGCTGGCGGGCGAGGACGGTGTGGTGATCGGCATCGGCCTCAATGTCACGCTGCGGGAGAGCGAGCTTCCGGTGCCCACGGCGGGTTCCCTCGCGCTGGCGGGCGCCCCCACCACGGACCGCGACACGCTGCTGCGGGCGATGCTGCGCTCCCTGGAGGACTGGTACGGCCGCTGGCGCGCCGTGGCCGGGGACCCGGTGGCGTGCGGTCTCCAGGAGACGTACGCGGCCGGCTGTGCGACGCTGGGTCGACTCGTGCGGGCCGAGCTGCCGGGCGACACGTCGATCACCGGGGAGGCGGTGGCGATCGACGGAGACGGCCGCATCGTCCTGGCGACGCGGGAGGGCGTGCAGAAGCCGGTCGGCGCGGGGGACATCGTGCATCTGCGGCCGGCCTGAGCGCCGGCCCGCCCGGTCCTCCGGGTGGCCGTCCCCCCCTGTCACCAGGGCGGTTGTCCCGGCCCTGTCGTCCCGGGGCCGTGCGCGAGGTCCCGCAGCTGAGGAGTGAGCTACCGCACACCTGCCGTAGAGTTGACCGCGGTCGA encodes:
- a CDS encoding acyl-CoA carboxylase epsilon subunit, whose translation is MTIKVVRGNPTPEELAAALAVVRARAAAAAGAPAGAARHPDSWADPARIAARPLRRPGPTAWSRTYWPG
- a CDS encoding Maf family protein translates to MTEKPRRRLVLASQSPARLGLLRQAGFAPEVVVSGVDEDAVSAPTPAELALALAEAKASVVAARPESMGALVIGCDSVLDLDGEALGKPADAEEATARWKSMRGRAGTLQTGHCVYDTLSGRYASATASTVVRFGEPTDEEIAAYVASGEPLSVAGAFTLDGRSAPFIDGIDGDHGNVIGISLPLIRRLLGELGVGITQLWVPQER
- a CDS encoding acyl-CoA carboxylase subunit beta, which encodes MSEPAEIDIHTTAGKLADFRHRVQEATHAGSERAVEKQHAKGKLTARERIALLLDDGSFVELDEFARHRSTNFGLEQNRPYGDGVVTGYGTVDGRPVAVFSQDFTVFGGALGEVYGQKIVKVMDFALKTGCPVIGINDSGGARIQEGVASLGAYGEIFRRNTHASGVIPQISLVVGPCAGGAVYSPAITDFTVMVDQTSHMFITGPDVIKTVTGEDVGFEELGGARTHNTASGVAHHMAGDEKDAIEYIKQLLSYLPSNNLSEPPVFPEEADLAVSDEDRELDALVPDSANQPYDMHTVIEHILDDEEFCETQSLFAPNILTGFGRVEGHPVGIVANQPMQFAGCLDIDASEKAARFVRTCDAFNVPVITFVDVPGFLPGVDQEHTGIIRRGAKLIYAYAEATVPLITVITRKAFGGAYDVMGSKHLGADLNLAWPTAQIAVMGAQGAVNILHRRTIGEAEDPEATRARLIQEYEDTLLNPYVAAERGYIDAVIMPSDTRRHIVRGLRQLRTKRESLPPKKHGNIPL
- a CDS encoding biotin--[acetyl-CoA-carboxylase] ligase: MKPRDPSDANDLPHGSAGGGSSRWSDLDRPPLNAAALRRALLREGGLWTAVDVVQRTGSTNSDLVARAASGQAAEGTVLVAEEQSSARGRLDRVWTAPPRSGLFFSFLLRPAEVPVDRWGWLPLLTGVAVATGLARAAGVDLSLKWPNDVLVTVDGAERKAGGILAELAGEDGVVIGIGLNVTLRESELPVPTAGSLALAGAPTTDRDTLLRAMLRSLEDWYGRWRAVAGDPVACGLQETYAAGCATLGRLVRAELPGDTSITGEAVAIDGDGRIVLATREGVQKPVGAGDIVHLRPA
- the mmpB gene encoding morphogenic membrane protein MmpB, with amino-acid sequence MLWSDPENEPPKELRDTQDMLRRLGVLMALAMVLAMIVIGIR